TTTGGCCAGGGTGATATCGGGTTGCCGCATTTGAGGATCGTCGCCGATTTGCGCGTTGGGCCTGAGCGCGATTTCGCTTTTGCTTTCGGTTAGCTCAATTATTTTTTTTGCCAGATCTAACATGGATGTTTCACTCGATGGATTGCCGATGTTTACGGGCGCGTGATAATCCGTATGCATCAATCGATAGATCCCTTCAATCAGGTCTGAGACATAACAAATACTGCGCGTTTGACTGCCATCGCCATATACTTTTAGTGGTTCATCTGCCAGCGCCCGATTGACAAAATTGGGAATGGCCCGGCCATCGTTTTTGCGCATGCGAGGCCCATAGGTATTAAAAATCCGCACAATCCGCGTATCGATCCCGCTTTCGCGGTGGTAGGCCATTGTCATGGCTTCGGCAAAGCGCTTGGCTTCGTCATAGACGCCACGCACGCCCAGTGTATTGACATTGCCCAAATACGATTCTGGCTGCGGATGCACCAGTGGATCGCCGTAAATTTCTGATGTTGAGGCCAAAAAAAACTTCGCTTTTTTTGCACGTGCCACACCGAGCGCGTTGTGCGTGCCGTGCGCGCCTACTTTCAGGATGCGAATGGGATAGCGCGAAAAATCATCGGGGCTGGCCGGGCTGGCAAAATGCAATACATAATCCAGTGGGCCCTTTACATAGATGTATTGCGTCACATCGTGTTTTACAAATGTAAAACCATCTCGTCCAAACAG
This sequence is a window from Gemmatimonadota bacterium. Protein-coding genes within it:
- a CDS encoding SDR family oxidoreductase, whose product is MRILLTGGAGFLGSHLCDRLLDEGHELIVMDNLLTGRAKNIAHLFGRDGFTFVKHDVTQYIYVKGPLDYVLHFASPASPDDFSRYPIRILKVGAHGTHNALGVARAKKAKFFLASTSEIYGDPLVHPQPESYLGNVNTLGVRGVYDEAKRFAEAMTMAYHRESGIDTRIVRIFNTYGPRMRKNDGRAIPNFVNRALADEPLKVYGDGSQTRSICYVSDLIEGIYRLMHTDYHAPVNIGNPSSETSMLDLAKKIIELTESKSEIALRPNAQIGDDPQMRQPDITLAKKLLRWEPKVTPEQGLRQTIEWFREN